Proteins from a genomic interval of Candidatus Woesearchaeota archaeon:
- a CDS encoding ArsR family transcriptional regulator, whose amino-acid sequence MANDVQRITIIRLRKPVKHDVNEELQWLGSSLGLFNLRDKDKSCFRIFIELLKSSKKNEALSSDAMAERLLLSRGTIVHHLNKLMECGLVVQRRNRYLLRKTDLQSLVETLHEDMERSYKEMEDIAQDIDHWLNGQR is encoded by the coding sequence ATGGCCAATGATGTTCAACGCATTACCATTATCCGACTGCGAAAGCCTGTCAAACATGATGTGAATGAAGAGCTTCAGTGGTTAGGAAGTTCACTAGGATTGTTTAATCTCCGTGATAAAGACAAGTCGTGCTTCCGCATTTTCATCGAATTGCTCAAGAGTAGCAAGAAAAATGAAGCGCTTTCAAGCGATGCCATGGCCGAGCGTTTATTGCTGAGTCGAGGAACTATTGTTCATCATCTGAATAAACTGATGGAATGTGGGCTTGTTGTTCAGCGAAGAAATCGGTATCTTTTACGAAAAACAGATCTCCAGAGTTTAGTTGAAACCCTTCATGAGGATATGGAACGGAGTTACAAGGAAATGGAGGATATTGCTCAAGACATCGACCATTGGCTTAACGGACAGCGCTAG
- a CDS encoding DUF655 domain-containing protein → MIPARPKEEVAIVLDFLPNGYPFDPTPSHRKNAIVQALGKNHFTLLELVPKKGIFLQPYEEIYIGEGKRDKIHHILGRLPLERLTQTARSELKFVVEDMIKKSEERFMTFFNNAQPLTTRMHQLELIPGLGKKHMWEIIEERKASPFTSFADLKKRVKLMPNPEAAIIKRIISEIEGKEKHHLFVDR, encoded by the coding sequence ATGATTCCTGCAAGACCTAAAGAGGAAGTTGCAATAGTGCTGGATTTTTTACCGAATGGATATCCCTTTGATCCCACACCCAGCCATCGGAAGAATGCTATAGTCCAAGCCTTAGGGAAAAATCATTTTACACTTCTTGAACTTGTTCCAAAAAAAGGTATTTTTCTCCAACCGTATGAGGAGATTTACATCGGTGAAGGAAAACGAGACAAAATTCATCATATCCTTGGAAGATTACCACTTGAACGATTAACGCAAACAGCCAGATCAGAGCTGAAGTTTGTCGTAGAGGATATGATAAAGAAGAGTGAAGAACGATTTATGACATTTTTCAACAATGCACAGCCTCTCACCACACGGATGCACCAGCTTGAATTAATACCTGGCTTGGGCAAGAAACATATGTGGGAGATTATTGAGGAACGGAAGGCATCACCCTTTACAAGCTTTGCCGACCTGAAGAAGAGAGTAAAGCTTATGCCCAACCCTGAGGCAGCAATTATCAAACGTATCATCTCAGAAATAGAGGGTAAAGAAAAGCATCACCTCTTTGTTGATAGGTAG
- a CDS encoding DUF4145 domain-containing protein: protein MGLEQFLTALKAVEKSYEQCLKGKATHDKFYTFSGANRSYHEQKLYLALQSFKQEAWKLAIPPPHEDNERELLQLLQIVTEIQPSTLPVSLEKIKKMVPLLEFPSSQSTSKQAPKQVMIFTLPQLPTSIQEEMIADFQELRKCFTATCYRSAVILCGRVLETCLYRKYYEATGKDLLATAPDIGLGKLIAKLSEAQVLLDPGIHDQIHLINKVRIYSVHKKATVFYPSKEQCHAMILYTMDTIRRLFEHSKP from the coding sequence ATGGGATTAGAACAGTTTTTAACAGCGCTCAAGGCTGTAGAAAAGAGCTATGAACAGTGTCTTAAGGGAAAAGCAACCCATGACAAGTTCTACACGTTTTCGGGAGCGAATAGAAGCTATCATGAGCAGAAACTTTACCTAGCCCTGCAAAGTTTCAAGCAAGAGGCATGGAAACTTGCCATTCCTCCGCCTCATGAAGATAACGAGCGAGAGCTGTTGCAGTTGTTACAGATAGTCACTGAAATCCAACCTTCTACCCTACCCGTATCTCTTGAAAAGATTAAGAAGATGGTACCACTTCTTGAGTTTCCCTCTTCTCAAAGTACATCAAAACAAGCTCCTAAACAAGTGATGATTTTCACCCTTCCTCAACTTCCTACAAGTATTCAGGAAGAGATGATTGCGGATTTTCAAGAACTCAGAAAATGCTTTACAGCTACGTGTTATCGAAGTGCAGTTATTCTCTGTGGCAGAGTTCTTGAAACCTGCTTATACCGAAAATACTATGAAGCAACAGGAAAGGATTTACTTGCAACAGCACCTGACATTGGCTTGGGAAAATTAATCGCAAAGTTGAGTGAAGCACAGGTTTTGCTTGACCCAGGCATTCATGATCAGATCCATCTCATCAACAAAGTACGGATTTATTCTGTCCACAAAAAAGCTACTGTGTTCTATCCGTCAAAAGAGCAGTGCCATGCCATGATTCTGTATACCATGGATACGATCAGAAGGTTATTTGAACATAGTAAACCCTAA
- a CDS encoding riboflavin synthase has translation MLHQQRQQQVQKVAQQFPSKVLVIGIADTTFARVDLYPIVAEVIQKNNEITGAVKIERYTVPGIKDLPVACLRLLEDYNCAIAMAIGMPGAKPIDKQCAHEASIGFSQVQLQTKKHILEVFIHLDEVNLASSTYATEMAKLARNRAAKHAEHLLFLLQGKESLSPFAGTGKRQGFADAGSFEQEIQKSKQVQQPLTLGIVAAHFNLPLTLAMVEEAKKEATHAGCRMVLYEVPGVFEIPFVVQKLLDQGEVDGIVTLGAVIQGETGHDELIAQVTAAQLTMLSLHYRKPVTLGFSGPRMTVEQAKKRSKPYAQRAVRSCLEMIKVSY, from the coding sequence ATGCTTCATCAACAACGACAACAACAGGTTCAAAAGGTTGCGCAGCAATTCCCGAGCAAGGTACTTGTTATTGGTATAGCTGATACGACCTTTGCTCGCGTCGATCTTTACCCTATTGTCGCCGAAGTTATTCAGAAAAACAACGAGATTACAGGAGCGGTGAAGATTGAACGATATACTGTCCCGGGAATAAAGGATCTGCCTGTTGCCTGCTTACGCTTACTTGAGGACTATAACTGTGCTATTGCCATGGCAATTGGTATGCCAGGAGCAAAGCCCATAGACAAGCAATGTGCCCATGAAGCCTCTATTGGATTTTCACAGGTGCAACTCCAAACAAAAAAACACATCCTTGAAGTATTTATTCATCTGGATGAAGTAAATCTGGCGTCATCAACATATGCAACAGAAATGGCAAAGCTTGCAAGAAATCGGGCTGCAAAGCATGCTGAGCATCTCCTTTTCCTCCTTCAAGGAAAGGAATCTTTAAGTCCCTTTGCTGGAACAGGAAAGCGTCAAGGATTTGCTGATGCCGGTTCCTTCGAGCAAGAAATACAAAAAAGCAAGCAAGTCCAACAACCGCTAACGCTTGGCATTGTTGCTGCTCACTTTAACCTTCCCTTGACCTTGGCAATGGTAGAAGAGGCTAAGAAAGAGGCTACACATGCAGGCTGTCGTATGGTGCTGTATGAGGTTCCTGGTGTTTTTGAAATCCCCTTTGTAGTTCAGAAACTCCTCGATCAAGGTGAAGTTGATGGCATTGTCACGCTTGGGGCTGTTATTCAAGGCGAGACAGGTCATGATGAGCTTATTGCTCAGGTTACCGCAGCACAACTGACCATGCTTTCCCTTCATTACCGTAAGCCGGTAACCCTTGGTTTTTCTGGTCCACGGATGACCGTTGAACAGGCAAAAAAACGTAGTAAGCCATATGCACAACGAGCTGTTCGCTCGTGTCTTGAAATGATTAAAGTCTCGTATTAG
- a CDS encoding bifunctional 3,4-dihydroxy-2-butanone-4-phosphate synthase/GTP cyclohydrolase II, with protein MQSNNITKALEDLQQGKFIIVQDSAEREHEGDLVVAAEKINEEQMAFMIRYTSGIICVPLPEERLQELELPQMVDKNTAKHQTAFTLSVDAAQGTTTGISAVDRLRTVKTLIHPFTKASDLIRPGHVFPLRALDGGVLKRPGHTEASLDLMRLGGLYPAAVIGEIMNDDGTVARGAFLERFAQLHHLTTVMIADLIHYRKKTEVLVTRHTPVKFPTAHGSFMLVPYTDRLTQATHLALVQGDPHLSQPVLVRIHSECLTGDVFHSQRCDCGAQLAKAMDLVNEAGQGIILYMRQEGRGIGLLNKLSAYHLQDKGLDTVEANEHLGFQADARDYGISAQILYDLGVKHIRLLTNNPKKVKGLESYGITIVERIPLIIPATLHNEHYLTTKKTKLGHMIS; from the coding sequence ATGCAATCGAACAACATCACGAAAGCTCTTGAAGACCTTCAGCAAGGCAAATTTATCATTGTTCAGGATAGTGCTGAGCGAGAGCATGAGGGAGATTTAGTCGTTGCTGCAGAAAAAATAAATGAAGAGCAGATGGCTTTTATGATTAGGTATACCTCAGGTATTATCTGTGTCCCACTTCCTGAGGAACGTTTACAAGAGTTGGAGCTTCCTCAAATGGTTGATAAAAACACCGCAAAACATCAAACTGCTTTTACGCTTTCCGTAGACGCTGCTCAGGGAACTACTACGGGAATTTCTGCTGTTGACCGCTTGCGAACGGTAAAGACATTAATCCATCCATTCACCAAGGCGTCTGATCTTATTAGACCAGGGCATGTTTTTCCCTTACGTGCTCTTGATGGAGGTGTCCTCAAACGACCAGGTCATACTGAGGCATCCCTAGATTTGATGCGATTAGGAGGACTGTATCCTGCTGCAGTTATTGGAGAGATCATGAATGATGATGGCACGGTTGCTCGAGGTGCATTTTTAGAAAGGTTTGCGCAACTCCACCATCTTACTACGGTAATGATTGCTGACCTTATCCACTATCGAAAAAAAACTGAGGTATTGGTAACACGACATACACCGGTAAAGTTCCCTACAGCCCACGGTTCATTCATGCTTGTTCCTTACACTGACCGTCTCACACAGGCAACCCATCTTGCTCTGGTCCAAGGAGACCCTCATCTTTCTCAGCCAGTTCTTGTTCGCATTCATTCGGAATGTTTAACTGGAGATGTCTTTCATTCCCAACGCTGTGATTGTGGAGCCCAACTTGCTAAGGCAATGGACCTTGTCAATGAAGCAGGACAAGGGATTATTCTCTATATGCGTCAAGAGGGTCGTGGTATTGGTTTGCTGAACAAACTCTCAGCATACCATCTCCAAGACAAGGGTCTTGATACGGTTGAGGCTAATGAGCATTTAGGTTTTCAGGCAGATGCCCGTGATTATGGAATCAGTGCCCAGATCTTGTATGACCTTGGCGTTAAACACATCAGGCTTTTGACCAATAACCCGAAAAAGGTAAAGGGTCTTGAAAGTTACGGCATTACCATTGTCGAGCGTATTCCCTTAATCATTCCTGCAACGTTGCATAACGAACATTACTTAACAACCAAGAAAACAAAGCTGGGTCATATGATTTCTTAG
- a CDS encoding YkgJ family cysteine cluster protein: protein MKIPIEPIQITKQSKANEVEVLATCDPHGCGKFAHCCKYESAILNEDEIPKIANFLNISAEECKQKYLEKCERFNTEVWRARMEKTDVQPRGPCVFLHNNLCSIHPVKPLFCRIGSCNAFGERFLQWYWLNHCVQKEDAESIRQWAHYLRAHMAIPGGSLEEIIPNKERLQRMLTCEDV, encoded by the coding sequence ATGAAGATACCCATCGAACCAATCCAGATAACCAAGCAGTCTAAAGCCAATGAGGTAGAGGTGCTTGCAACCTGCGATCCTCACGGCTGTGGAAAATTCGCCCATTGCTGCAAATACGAAAGCGCTATCCTCAATGAAGACGAAATTCCAAAGATAGCAAACTTCCTCAACATTTCCGCTGAGGAATGCAAACAAAAATATCTCGAGAAATGCGAGCGGTTTAATACAGAAGTATGGCGGGCACGTATGGAGAAAACAGACGTGCAACCAAGAGGTCCATGTGTGTTTTTACATAACAATCTCTGCTCAATCCATCCGGTGAAGCCATTGTTTTGTAGGATTGGCTCTTGTAATGCATTTGGAGAAAGGTTCCTGCAATGGTATTGGCTCAATCACTGTGTACAGAAGGAGGATGCAGAGAGTATCCGTCAATGGGCACATTATCTCAGGGCTCATATGGCAATTCCAGGAGGTTCGCTTGAGGAAATTATCCCGAACAAAGAAAGATTGCAACGGATGTTAACGTGTGAGGATGTATAG
- a CDS encoding patatin-like phospholipase family protein, whose protein sequence is MPSDGQHFFLSLDQFQRGAVVCTGGGLLPTAYHHGFFQALREHGFSIPSLRDTDQNMQTREDKQPQRGIDCFVGSSGGAVAVVNEIAGFTASEIVAMGTTRSRLSYYFPQRHEQGSLCSINYWDIFRPNVPRIRDITRAVGSLFNGHSFHERYAGLGGLEARLRELPLGGFFTTDGIEAYYRNVLPTNNFFDLPAQVYLIATDCDAPRRVAFGKKSSPEVVIDEQGRVTLPSNQPCRDLYLNNATISEALSASCAIPLLFKPRMIDGHSYTDGEVKNTLSLQVPIENGADLIIVSHTFTPEALGRDSGTAPRTSSLVDLLFHTFNTILYQKIQTARAARQQQQTVYAWLGSDTFRERYGLTAQHQEDMLAEYERLSGIMQRYTIIYCPAPPFIQGGDHLSLSPELFRRVMYIGYRTATEVLRHYGCSLPLSTKTSDEQGSPERPFHTKKFAPLRQQYDGPIHAWIGQFFNGSREYVHFPCRTTSLATASPPRQGQARVGGVSP, encoded by the coding sequence ATGCCCAGTGATGGTCAGCATTTCTTTCTTTCATTAGACCAGTTTCAAAGAGGGGCAGTTGTGTGCACTGGTGGAGGACTGCTTCCGACAGCATACCATCATGGTTTTTTTCAAGCACTCCGCGAACATGGTTTTAGTATTCCCTCGTTACGTGATACTGATCAGAACATGCAGACTAGAGAAGATAAACAACCCCAGAGAGGTATTGATTGTTTTGTTGGCTCAAGTGGTGGGGCTGTTGCTGTTGTTAACGAGATTGCTGGATTTACTGCTTCTGAAATCGTTGCCATGGGAACAACGCGTTCCCGTTTGAGTTATTATTTCCCCCAGCGACATGAGCAAGGGTCACTATGCAGCATTAATTACTGGGATATTTTCAGGCCAAATGTTCCAAGGATAAGGGACATCACTAGAGCAGTAGGATCGCTTTTTAATGGTCATTCTTTTCATGAGCGATATGCAGGTCTTGGGGGACTCGAGGCACGTCTCAGAGAGCTTCCCTTAGGTGGTTTTTTTACCACCGATGGCATCGAAGCATACTATCGAAACGTACTACCAACGAACAACTTCTTTGATTTGCCTGCTCAGGTCTATCTCATTGCAACTGACTGCGACGCCCCTCGTAGAGTAGCTTTTGGGAAAAAAAGTTCGCCAGAGGTAGTTATAGACGAACAAGGAAGGGTTACGCTTCCCAGCAATCAACCGTGCAGGGATCTCTATCTCAATAACGCGACGATTTCTGAGGCACTGAGTGCCTCATGTGCTATTCCTCTGCTCTTCAAACCTCGAATGATTGATGGCCATTCCTATACTGATGGTGAGGTAAAAAACACGCTTTCGCTCCAAGTTCCCATTGAAAATGGCGCAGATCTCATCATTGTTTCTCATACCTTTACTCCAGAGGCATTAGGAAGAGATTCAGGAACAGCGCCACGAACTTCCTCATTAGTTGATCTTCTGTTTCACACATTCAACACGATTTTGTATCAAAAAATACAAACCGCACGAGCTGCACGACAGCAACAACAGACCGTGTATGCATGGTTAGGCTCTGATACCTTCCGAGAACGATATGGATTAACAGCACAACACCAAGAAGACATGCTTGCTGAATATGAACGACTCTCAGGGATCATGCAGCGTTACACCATTATCTATTGTCCTGCACCACCATTTATCCAAGGTGGAGATCATCTAAGCTTATCACCTGAGTTGTTTCGACGCGTGATGTACATTGGCTACCGTACAGCAACAGAAGTGTTGAGGCATTACGGATGCTCCCTACCGTTATCAACAAAAACATCCGACGAACAAGGCTCACCAGAACGTCCGTTCCATACAAAAAAATTTGCTCCATTACGACAACAGTACGATGGACCTATCCATGCATGGATCGGTCAGTTCTTTAATGGTTCTCGCGAGTACGTACATTTCCCATGCAGAACTACTTCTTTAGCCACTGCATCTCCTCCTCGTCAAGGTCAAGCTCGTGTTGGAGGAGTTTCGCCATAG
- a CDS encoding replication factor C large subunit codes for MERGTEKPWTITYAPKSLKEVIGQESLAKLKGFVEAYRTHKKKAAFLYGPSGTGKTCSVYALARDVGFEVIEVNASDIRNKEHIETFLSAATKQRSLFSQGKIILIDEVDGISGTYDRGGIPSLIKMISESFFPVVITGNDPWDHKFGKLRTLSLMLAFEPVPLQSMVLLLSQICHHEGIHAEPDTLKTLARRSAGDVRAAITDLYALTRLTRTLNKKTLEELDDRNREESLPMALVKVFKTNDPLIAKDAFENINEDLDTCLLWIDENLPYEYTTVEARARAYDALSKADIFNRRIRRWQHWRFLVYVSALLTAGVAVAKDEKLKEFVPYHETKRLLKIWMANQKYQKRKVIAGKIARKTHTSTRRALQDTLPYLQIAIQKNKTMAKLLQHELDLDEEEMQWLKK; via the coding sequence ATGGAACGTGGGACTGAAAAACCTTGGACAATAACCTATGCACCAAAGTCTTTGAAAGAGGTCATTGGACAGGAATCTCTTGCTAAACTCAAAGGCTTTGTTGAAGCCTATCGAACACACAAAAAAAAAGCAGCATTTCTCTATGGGCCGTCAGGAACAGGAAAGACCTGCTCGGTGTATGCACTTGCTCGTGATGTAGGGTTTGAGGTTATTGAAGTCAATGCTTCAGATATCCGTAATAAAGAACACATTGAGACGTTCCTTAGTGCAGCAACCAAGCAGCGAAGTTTGTTTTCCCAAGGAAAGATTATCCTTATTGATGAGGTTGATGGTATTAGTGGTACGTATGATCGTGGTGGTATTCCTTCATTGATAAAGATGATCAGTGAGTCGTTTTTTCCTGTTGTTATCACCGGAAATGATCCCTGGGATCATAAGTTTGGCAAACTTCGTACGCTTTCCTTGATGCTTGCTTTTGAGCCTGTCCCCTTGCAAAGCATGGTACTTTTGCTTTCACAGATATGTCATCATGAAGGGATCCATGCAGAGCCTGATACGTTAAAGACCCTTGCACGCCGTTCTGCAGGTGATGTTCGTGCTGCTATCACTGACCTTTACGCGCTAACACGTCTTACTCGTACATTGAATAAAAAAACACTTGAGGAGCTTGATGATCGCAATCGGGAAGAAAGCCTTCCTATGGCGCTGGTTAAAGTTTTCAAGACCAATGATCCTCTCATTGCGAAGGATGCATTCGAAAACATCAACGAGGATCTTGATACCTGTCTACTTTGGATTGATGAGAATCTTCCGTATGAATACACCACGGTAGAAGCACGGGCAAGAGCGTATGATGCACTGAGTAAAGCAGACATCTTTAATCGACGTATCCGGAGATGGCAACACTGGCGTTTTCTGGTATATGTCAGCGCGCTCCTTACTGCAGGGGTTGCGGTTGCCAAAGATGAAAAACTTAAAGAGTTTGTTCCTTATCATGAAACAAAGCGATTGTTAAAAATCTGGATGGCAAACCAAAAATACCAGAAGCGGAAGGTTATTGCAGGAAAGATTGCACGAAAGACCCATACATCCACAAGACGTGCATTGCAAGATACCTTACCCTATCTTCAAATAGCAATCCAAAAAAACAAAACTATGGCGAAACTCCTCCAACACGAGCTTGACCTTGACGAGGAGGAGATGCAGTGGCTAAAGAAGTAG
- a CDS encoding 50S ribosomal protein L21e, with protein sequence MVQRVGGFRRKTRYKLSKGLRQRGKLSLTRYLQVFQEGDAVILKAEPSIQRGMYFPRYHGLAGIVEGKTGHCYHVVINDQGKKKTLIVHPVHLQKAQTPKV encoded by the coding sequence ATGGTACAACGTGTTGGTGGATTTCGAAGAAAAACGCGATATAAACTAAGTAAGGGTTTACGTCAACGAGGAAAGCTTAGCTTAACACGATATCTCCAAGTATTTCAAGAGGGCGATGCAGTTATTTTAAAAGCAGAACCAAGTATCCAGCGAGGGATGTATTTTCCACGGTATCATGGATTAGCTGGCATTGTTGAAGGAAAAACAGGACACTGTTATCATGTCGTTATTAATGATCAGGGAAAGAAAAAAACACTGATAGTCCATCCCGTTCATCTCCAAAAGGCACAAACACCGAAGGTATGA
- a CDS encoding nucleotide exchange factor GrpE, with protein MEKNTRTTSTKAGEQKHEKVRKQETVVQPQNADHDVEDGEKKALAEQITQLTEDLQRLQAEFANYKKANEKQQERFQLMTKAHFVQKLLPIVDAFETAFISVPAEDEFYQGMQLLYQQFWKILSQEGLRPIEITNTNGGGKVFDPHYHEVMLKVANDTPEDTIIGEIQRGYMLENMVLRHSKVKVSAGSEKKEPKESSDEKEATDEDTHRTNPDNQAV; from the coding sequence ATGGAGAAAAATACAAGAACAACAAGCACAAAAGCAGGCGAGCAGAAGCACGAGAAGGTTAGGAAACAAGAAACTGTTGTCCAACCACAGAATGCTGACCATGATGTTGAAGATGGAGAAAAAAAGGCACTTGCTGAACAGATAACGCAGCTTACCGAGGACTTACAACGACTCCAGGCCGAGTTTGCCAATTACAAAAAGGCAAATGAGAAGCAACAAGAACGCTTTCAGCTGATGACAAAGGCTCATTTCGTACAAAAACTGTTGCCCATTGTTGACGCCTTTGAGACAGCGTTTATCTCTGTCCCAGCAGAGGATGAATTTTACCAGGGTATGCAGCTGCTTTACCAGCAATTTTGGAAGATCCTAAGCCAGGAAGGATTGCGGCCTATTGAAATCACCAACACAAATGGAGGGGGTAAGGTATTTGATCCTCACTATCATGAAGTCATGTTAAAAGTAGCTAATGATACACCCGAAGATACCATTATTGGAGAGATTCAGCGAGGGTATATGCTTGAGAATATGGTTCTCCGGCACAGCAAGGTAAAGGTCAGCGCAGGATCAGAAAAAAAAGAACCAAAAGAAAGTAGTGATGAAAAAGAGGCAACTGATGAAGATACCCATCGAACCAATCCAGATAACCAAGCAGTCTAA
- a CDS encoding DUF120 domain-containing protein: MKADDFGILLMIAEKGGLYNEFSCSTTRLSREFGLSQQALSRRLIQLEHAGFLQRSVSPRGLVMRLTTKSSTYLRAQHQILARLFQTVSHVEGTIIDGIGEGSYYVKQRKYQQQYLAFLGFRPFSGTLNLRVVPAAWKQFVHGMAAFRVKGFVTKDRTFGGFVLYKIAIARKGSPTFLDAAIVLPDRTRYGDDVLEIIAPVHLRDTFQLSSGDTMIMQPRS, encoded by the coding sequence ATGAAGGCTGATGATTTTGGTATTCTTCTGATGATTGCAGAAAAGGGTGGACTTTACAACGAGTTTTCTTGCTCAACGACCCGATTAAGTCGAGAATTTGGGTTAAGCCAGCAGGCATTGTCACGACGTTTAATTCAGTTGGAGCATGCTGGTTTCTTGCAACGTTCAGTAAGCCCTCGGGGATTGGTAATGAGGCTAACGACAAAGAGTAGTACCTATCTACGAGCACAGCACCAGATCCTCGCTCGTCTTTTTCAAACCGTTTCTCATGTTGAGGGCACTATTATCGATGGCATTGGCGAAGGAAGCTACTATGTTAAGCAGCGAAAATATCAGCAACAGTACCTTGCCTTTCTTGGGTTTCGCCCTTTCTCTGGAACGTTAAACTTGCGCGTAGTACCTGCTGCATGGAAGCAGTTTGTCCATGGCATGGCTGCGTTTCGTGTTAAAGGGTTTGTGACAAAGGATAGAACATTTGGTGGGTTTGTGCTCTACAAAATAGCCATAGCACGAAAGGGTTCTCCAACGTTTCTTGATGCGGCTATTGTCCTTCCTGACCGGACAAGATATGGTGACGATGTCTTAGAGATTATTGCACCTGTACATTTGCGGGATACGTTTCAGCTTAGTTCTGGTGATACCATGATTATGCAGCCGAGGTCATAG
- the ribD gene encoding bifunctional diaminohydroxyphosphoribosylaminopyrimidine deaminase/5-amino-6-(5-phosphoribosylamino)uracil reductase RibD yields the protein MRKALQLAAKGYTSPNPKVGCILVKEGTIIGKGYHQQAGLPHAEINALTDATKQGYSPKDATMYVTLEPCCMQGRTPPCVPAICAAGIKEVVVAMEDPNPLVHGKGIALLKQAGISVRSGILATEAENLNESYRRWITTKLPFVILKVAMTLDGKIAIVTGDSRWISNEASRRYVHRLRSSVDAVLVGVNTVLKDNPQLTSRVRGGKNPCRVVLDAHARIPLDIHVLNADAKTIIVTSSKAPGAKVAALKEHGVGVIVVNTINDHGNDHLDMHQLLQLLGKREITSILVEGGREIFTTFVTQQLFDKILVFIAPKLLGGEHSLSVLGGKDPIAMTDALLLKNITTKRFGDDFLIQGYR from the coding sequence ATGCGAAAAGCTCTGCAGCTTGCTGCAAAAGGATATACAAGCCCTAATCCAAAGGTTGGTTGTATCCTTGTTAAGGAAGGTACTATTATTGGTAAAGGATACCATCAACAGGCAGGATTACCTCACGCGGAAATAAATGCACTCACGGATGCAACTAAACAAGGATATTCTCCAAAGGATGCAACGATGTATGTTACCTTAGAGCCCTGTTGTATGCAGGGAAGAACACCTCCTTGCGTCCCTGCAATTTGTGCAGCAGGAATAAAAGAAGTGGTTGTTGCCATGGAAGATCCTAATCCTTTAGTTCATGGCAAGGGTATTGCATTACTCAAACAGGCTGGAATTTCTGTTCGTTCAGGTATCCTTGCTACCGAAGCAGAAAACCTGAATGAATCCTATCGTCGTTGGATTACGACCAAGTTACCTTTTGTTATTCTGAAAGTAGCGATGACATTAGATGGAAAGATCGCGATCGTTACTGGAGATTCACGATGGATAAGCAATGAGGCTTCACGGCGTTATGTCCATCGCTTGAGGTCTTCAGTAGATGCTGTACTGGTAGGAGTCAATACGGTTCTTAAGGATAATCCACAACTCACGAGCCGTGTTCGGGGAGGAAAAAATCCTTGTCGTGTCGTGCTTGATGCTCATGCAAGAATTCCGTTAGATATTCATGTTCTTAATGCAGATGCAAAGACCATTATTGTCACCAGTTCAAAAGCTCCAGGAGCAAAGGTTGCAGCACTCAAAGAACACGGAGTTGGAGTCATTGTTGTCAATACTATCAACGACCATGGTAATGATCACCTTGATATGCATCAGCTCCTCCAACTACTCGGAAAACGCGAGATAACAAGCATCCTCGTAGAGGGAGGACGTGAGATCTTTACGACCTTTGTTACCCAGCAATTGTTTGATAAAATTCTCGTTTTTATCGCACCAAAACTTCTTGGAGGAGAGCATTCATTATCCGTGTTGGGTGGAAAAGATCCGATAGCAATGACTGATGCGTTACTTCTCAAGAACATTACGACCAAACGTTTTGGTGATGATTTCCTTATTCAAGGGTATCGTTAG